CTTGTCGTCTTTACCCCAGATTTCCCTTTCTCTTCGGCTCTGTTCTCTCAAGGTGGCTTTTTAGGTTTTTGGGGTTTCCCTTTTTCTGTCGGCGGCGTTTTTTTCGGTCCCTGTCCTTGAGCTCGGCGTTTTTGTTCCTGAAGTCGCCGTTTTTTTTCTTGAGCTCGGCGTTTTGCCTCTTGGGCCTGGCGCTGTTTTTTTAAATTTTCAGCGCGTTGCACGGCTTGATGTTCTTCCGTGGCTATATCAATAAATTTTTGTAGTTCGTCTGGGACAATGTCTCTCCAGTCCAAATCAACAGGCTTTTCATGGTCCGTTCCGTCGACGCTGCTCGTCGAGGGATTTTCATTCGTATCGACAATTTCTTCGGTATTCTCGTTCTCACCCGTTTGCTCTACGGTGTTCGAGGCGGCTTCTTGTCCCGCTTGTGGTTCTGTTTTTTCCGGCCGAGTTTCTTGAGCGTTGTCCTCTGGTGTCTCATCTTGGGTTTCTTGGGCATCCTTCTCTGGCTTTTTCTCTGACGTCTCATCGGTTATTCCGCCGGCCTCGCGAACCGCTATTGTTCCGGGGTTATTTCTGTCTGTGGAAAGGATGTCTTTGGTGTATTGATTTTTGTTAAACGCGTCTATCGCAGCTATTAACACCGACAGTTGTGTGGGGTGTTTCTTTTCCCAGTCCGGTGTCCTCTTTTTGTAGAGAGTGACCACATTTTGAGTAAGAGTCACTCTCGCCTCATTATTGGCCGAGTCGAGTCTGCCGAGTGTCTCAATTCCCCACTCAGTCAACTTTTTAGTGATTGCATTGCCATCGATGAAATCTAGTGCCACGGAGGAAGCTGCATACGTGACGGAAAGTCCGCTTTCTATTGCTTCCTTGCGAACGTGAATCACGCTGAATGGGTCGAGAATGGCGGTTACATAGGATCCTTTATTGCCTAAATCCGCTAATATATCGGCAAAGTTTTCTTTTCTGTAGTCGCCTTGAGCAGCGCCCACACAATTAAAAAGGTGGGATGTCGTATTAAGCGATCCGACTGCCATGGTGGCAGTCGCTTTTACAGCGAAAAAAGCGGCTCCACCGAGAGTCGTGGGTATCGCCATCGTGGCCACTGCGCCTACAGTAGTAGCTAGGGTCGCGGTTGCTGCGGTAGCCGACGAGAGAATGACTCCTGCGTTGGCGACATTTGCGATGCTTTGATAAGCTTCGGAAGTTTGGGCGTAAATTTCTTGAGTTTTATTGTAATGTTCAAGGGCTTTCGCCTTGGCTTCCGGCGTCGGGGCATTTTTTATTCGTTGAGTGAGGCTTTGTATGTCCTGCTTAGTGTTTGCGATTTGATCTGCGATTTGTATTGCGGAGGCTTTATCAAAGTAGCCTTCAGCCGCTTTTTTAAAGCCCAAAGTTCCCACAAGGGTTCCCCAAGTGTTATAAAACGTTGAGCCCATCGCGGCGTTAGCCGGTGTCCCGATAAAGAAACTTAACAGCTGTGCGAGCCGGTTGGCGTCTTCTTCCGGCATTGTGTTCATGGCTTGGGTAGCCCACGAGATGGCCTCGGAATACGTTTGGGCGCTGGCGCTCAGTTTTTCAATCAGGTCAAAACAGACGTTCATCATGGCTTGATGCTGCTGGTCGGTGAGTTCTACGCCGGTCACGTACCGAGAATCATAGATGGCCTTGATGTAGGTTCGAAGCCCCATTTCCGCGTTGATTAGATTCAAGCAGAATTGATTGTGAAAAGGAATAATTTTTGCCGCGACATCTTCGGGGATCGTTTCAGAAAAAGATGTGAGTCTGTTTGCCGATTCGTCAGAATCGGACTCTTCAATCAGGTTTTCCGCACGACTGATTTCCTCTGTTGCCGCGTTTGGCTGGGCTGCTTCATCTTGCGACTGCACGGCAGGTTCACTTGGAGCCGACAGGCTGGCTAGGAGTGGCGTTGTTGCAAACGATAGGAAAAATGTCAGCGCAATTATCGGTGCGATTTCATGGTTAATCCTCCTTTGACTGGAATGAAGTTAGCATTTTTTGTTCGCTAAGTGTAATTACACAGTAAATGTAATCCTTTTATTCCATTTAACAGCCTTTATGTATTGTTGTCAAATCAGAGAGGTAACGCTTTAGGGTGTCTTGTGCTCTTTGAGCAAAAACGAAGTGTGAAGAAGTCGGGCAGGTGGCTGCGGAGCAAGGCGCGTCTTTTTGCAGAGAGGTATAACTGCGCTGGCAGTTTGTTCACACAAAAGATTATCAGAGGTTCAGTGTTGTCCCCAAAAAGCACAGCAGGCCGTCGAGCTTCGACGGCCTGCTTCCTTTAAGAGTCGCTTCCTTTGGGGACCCCACGTTGAGCGAGGGAGTTGAGAAACTGCTGCAATCGTTCGCTTTTGGGGTGTCCGATGATCTGGTCTGCTGGGCCGTGTTCGATGATCTGGCCTTGGTCCATGAAGCATATTTCGTGGGCCACCGACGCGGCGAAGGATATTTCGTGCGTGACGATGATCATGGTCTGCTGCTGTTTTGCTAGGCTGCCGATGAGGCGCAGGACTTCGTTAACGAGTTCGGGGTCAAGGGCGCTGGTCGGCTCGTCGAGCAGGAGGACTTTCGGGTCGAGCGCGAGGGCCCGGCCGATGGCGATTCGCTGCTGCTGGCCGCCGGAGAGGGTCTGAGGGTAGCTGTCTTTCTTGTCGGCTAGGCCGATTCGCTCTAGGATCTGCAGGCCCGTTTC
This is a stretch of genomic DNA from Jonquetella anthropi DSM 22815. It encodes these proteins:
- a CDS encoding amino acid ABC transporter ATP-binding protein — encoded protein: MISVQHLGKSFEGTPVLRDVSFSLQTGHVMAVIGPSGTGKSTLLRCINCLEKADRGTVTIADTTVDFQTIRKLETLFLRRHTGMVFQSFNLFANKTALENITEGLTVVRRVPPDQARETGLQILERIGLADKKDSYPQTLSGGQQQRIAIGRALALDPKVLLLDEPTSALDPELVNEVLRLIGSLAKQQQTMIIVTHEISFAASVAHEICFMDQGQIIEHGPADQIIGHPKSERLQQFLNSLAQRGVPKGSDS